From a single Raphanus sativus cultivar WK10039 chromosome 3, ASM80110v3, whole genome shotgun sequence genomic region:
- the LOC108846056 gene encoding MYB-like transcription factor ETC2: MDDTIRLRRLRSRKQTKFIRYGSEEVTSIKWEFIDMTKQEEDLISRMYRLVGDRWDLIAGRVAGRRASEIERYWIMKNNDYFSTK, from the exons ATGGATGATACCATCCGTCTTCGTCGCCTTCGAAGTCGCAAGCAAACCAAGTTCATTCGATATGGCTCCGAAG AAGTGACTAGTATCAAATGGGAGTTTATCGATATGacgaaacaagaagaagatctcATCTCTCGGATGTACAGACTTGTCGGTGATAG GTGGGATCTAATAGCGGGAAGAGTGGCAGGACGAAGAGCAAGTGAGATAGAAAGATATTGGATAATGAAAAATAATGATTATTTCTCAACTAAATAG